DNA from Petropleomorpha daqingensis:
CGGTACGCGGTCGACGGGCGCGTCGCCACCCTCACGCTGCACCGCCCGGACCAGCGCAACGCCTTCACCGGCACGATGGCCGACGAGATCGTCCAGGCCTGCGCGCAGGCCGACGCCGACGAGGCGGTCCGCGTCCTGCTGGTCACCGGGGCCGGGTCGGCGTTCTGCGTCGGCGCGGACCTCTCCCGCGGTCGGGACACCTTCGACGGGAAGCGGCTGGCGAACCGGCCGAGCGGGCCGATGAGCGAATCGATCGGCGGCGTCCCCCGCGACCGCGGCGGGGTGGTCGCGCTGGCGTTCGCGGCCATGCGCAAGCCGGTGATCGGGGTGGTCAACGGGGTCGCCGTCGGGGTCGGGGCGACGATGACCCTACCCATGGACATCCGGATCGCCGCCGAGTCCGCCCGGTTCGGCTTCCCGTTCGCCCGCCGCGGAATCATTCCCGAGGCGGCCTCCGGCTGGTTCCTGCCGCGGGTGGTCGGCATCAGCCAGGCGATGGAGTGGGTGGCCACCGGGCGGGTCTTCGACGCCGCCGAGGCGCTGCGCGGCGGGCTCGTCTCCCGCGTCGTCCCGGACGACGACCTGCTGCCCACCGCCCACGCGCTGGCCGCCGAGATCGTCGAGAACACCTCCGCGGTCGCCGTCGCCGCGGCCCGCGAGCTGCTGTGGTCGATGCTCGGCGCGCCCTCGCCGTGGGACTCGCACCGCCTGGAGTCGCAGGCGCTGATGCAGCTCGGTGCCGGTCCCGACGCGCGCGAGGGCGTCGTCTCGTTCCTCGAGAAGCGGCCGCCGGAGTTCACGACGCCGTTGGGCGACGGCCCGGACGTCGTCGGCGTCCCCCGCTGGCCCGCCCCGCCGGACGACGTCCGACCCGTCTGAACTGTCCGACGGCCCTCCTAGCGTCGCGGGCATGCCGCACTTCGTGGTGACCCTGGCGAACGGGCCCGGGTGGGTCGACGGGCAGGCCCGCCGCCAGCAACCCGGCTGGGACGAGCACGCCGCGTTCATGGACGGTCTGGTCGACGACGGGTTCGTGCTGCTCGGCGGGCCGCTCGGCACCGGCAACCGCGTGCTGCTCGTGGTCCGGGGCGACGACGAGGCCGAGGTCGAGCGCCGTCTCGCCGCCGATCCGTGGGAGCCGCTGCAGATCCTGCGCACCGTGTCGATCGAGCCGTGGACCATCTGGCTCGACGGCGTCCGGCACTGACCCGGCCCGCCGGAACGGGCGGCCACGGCGCGTCTGCCGAGGGTCACGCCTCGCCCGGGGTGCGGTGCGGACGGGACGGTCCCCCTCCACCGGGCCCCGGCACCGTGCCAGGGTGCGCGGCTGTCCGGCCCGGGCTCAGCACGGGGCCGCAGGCCGTCGACCCCAGGGGGCAGACATGGCACTGGAGACCGCGATTCCCGAACTCCGCCGCGCGGGGGAGGTCCTCACCCCGGCGGACGACGGCTTCGAGGAGGCGCGCGCCGCCGCGATCTGGAACGCCGACATCCGGCGGCAGCCGGCCGCGATCGTGCGGCCCACCACCGCCGAGGAGGTGGCCCGCGCGGTGCTCGCCGCCCGCTCCGCCGGGATGGACCTGACCGTGCGCGGGGGCGGCCACTCCGGCGCCGGCAACGCGGTCGCCGAGGGCGCCGTCATGATCGACCTGTCCCGGATGAACGAGGTCCGGGTGGATCCCGCGACCCGCCGCGCCACGGTCGGGGGCGGCGCGACCTGGGCTGCTCTGGACGCGGCGACGGCGCCGCACGGGCTGGCCGTGGTCGGCGGGACGGTCAGCCACACCGGGGTCGCGGGGCTGACCCTCAGCGGCGGCATGGGCTGGCTCCTCTCGCAGCAGGGACTGAGCTGCGACAACCTGGTGAGCGCCACCCTGGTCACCGCGGACGGCCGCGTCGTCGCCGTCTCCGCGGAGACCGAGCCCGACCTGTTCTGGGCGCTGCGGGGTGCGGGCACCAACTTCGGCGTGGTGACCGAGCTGGTGTTCGAGCTGCACGAGGTCGACCCGATGGCCCACGTCGGCTTCTTCTTCTGGCGGGCCGAGGACGCTGCCGCCGCCCTGCCGGGAGTGTTCGACCACCTGTTCTCGCTGCCGGACTCCATCGGCGAGGCCGTGGTGGGGATGTGCGCCCCGCCGCTGCCCTTCATCCCGCCCGAGCACCAGGGCGCACCCGGCGTCGCCGTGGTGGTCGCCGGGTGGGGCGACGCGGCCGCCCACGCTGCAGCGATCGCGCCGTTGCGCGGTCGGGGCGCGGCGGTCGAGTTCGCCATGCCCATCCCGTACGTGGCGCTGCAGCAGATGCTCGACGAGGGCAACCCGTGGGGCGTCCGGGCCTACGACAAGGGCATCACGCTCGACGACCTCAGCGACGAGGCGATCGCGGCCTACCTCGAGTGGGTGCCGCGCATCACGTGCCCGATGTCGTACGCGCCGATGTTCCCGCTCCGCGGCCGGTACCGGCAGATGCCCGAGGAGGCCACCGCCTTCGGCAGCCCCCGCAGCGCGAAGTGGGCCCTGAGCATCATCGCCATGACCCCGGTCGAGGCCGAGGACGCCTTCGCCGCCGACCGCCAGTGGGCCCGCGGCTTCTGGGACGCGATGCGCCCGTTCGCGCCGTCCGGCGCGACGTACGTGAACTTCGAGGCCGACGTCGACGAATCCCGCGTCCGCGACTCCTACGGCGAGGCCAAATACCGCCGGTTGGCCGCGCTGAAGGCGATCTGGGACCCGGACAACGTCTTCCACCACAACGCCAACATCACGCCGGCGGCCGGCATCCCCGAGCCACGAGCCGCGTCGGAGGCGCCGCAGTCCCAGCCGACCGGCTGACTTCAGCGCCTCTTCAGCGCCGCGCAGGACCTTCCTCGCACCGGGAGCCGACTCCGGTTCCCACCACCGAGGAAGGCCCCCGCCATGTCCCGCATCTCGCGCACCCTGCTCCGCGCCGCCGTCCCCGCCACCGCCCTCGCCTTCGGCCTGGCCTTCGCCGGGCCGGCCTCGGCCGACACCGTGGACGTCAACGTGTACGACACCGACGCGAACGGCTACATCGACGCCTACGGCTTCGACAACAGCGGCGACGGCTACGAGGACACCTGGGCGATCGACTGGAACGAGGACGGCGTCGTCGAGCAGATCGCCGCCGACACGAACCTCGACGGCTACGCCGACACCTGGGCGTTCGACTCCGACGAGGACGGCTACGTCGAAGAGGTCGGCGTCGACACCGACGGCGACGCCTATCCCGACGTCTGGGGCGTCGACGAGAACCTCGACGGCTACACCGACACCCTCTACTACGACGTCGACCACGACGGCTACGCCGACTACTACGAGCCGGCCGACTCGACCGCCTACGCCTACGCGTCGGTCAGCTACGTGTTCGTCGAGGCCGACGGGTGGGTCTACTGGGAGGCCACGGCCGAGTACGGCTACTCCTCCAGCTCGCTCGCCGACGACGACAGCGGCATCGAGGCAGCGGCCGACCAGCCGCAGCGGGCCGACGCAGCCTCGCCCGAGAGCACCGGCGTCCTGCAGGAGATCCTCGACGCGCTGTCCGCCTGAGCGTGCTCAGGTGGGCACGATCCCCAGCACCCGCGCCCGGGTGCCCAGGTCGGGCACCCGGGCCGGTCCGCTGTCGCGCACCCCGAGCCGGCGGCACAGCGCACCGAGGACGGCGTCGACCTCCTCGACCGGCAGCGCCAGCGCCTCGGCGAGCAGCTCCTCCGGCCGGCCGACCCGGAAGGCTCCGGGCGCGGCGGCCAGGACGGCGGCCAGCACGTCGCTCTCCACCGGCGGCAGTCCCCGCAGCAGCGCGCCGGACCCCTGCACGGTGGCGCGGTCCGGTTCCGCCGCCGGCGCCGAGGCCGGCCCGGAGGAGCGGAACAGCAGCGGCGTCGTCCCGACCGTGACGACGGCGCCGTCGCGGAGCAGCCGGCGTCCCCGCACCTCCTTGCCGTCGACCAGCGAGCCGTTGCGCGAGGCGTCGACCAGCACCCACCCGAGCCGGCACCACTCGAGCCGGGCGTGGGCGCGGGAGACCTCCGGGTCCCAGCTCAGGCCGACCGCGTTGTCCGGTGAGCGGCCGACGGTCACCGGGGACCGGGCCCGGTCCAGGACGACGACCCGCTGCGCACCGCCGCCGTCGGTGAAGACCAGGAACGGGTTGCCCTCGCGCTCCACGCCGCGCAGGTCCTCCGAGGCGAGCACCGCCCGCTCCAGGTCCCGCAGCTCCGGCCCCGGGTCGGCGCCGAGCTCCTCGGCCAGCACCCGTCGGCCCTGGCGGAGGACGACGAGCGCGTCGGCGGCCCGGCCGCTGCGGTAGAGCGCCAGCACCAGCAGCGCCCGGAGGTGCTCGTGCAGCGGCGCCGCGGCGACGAGGTCGGACAGCTCGGGCGTGATCTCGGCGTGCCGGCCCAGCGCGAGGTGCGCCTCCATCCGGGTGCCGACGGCGGCCAGCCGGTCCTCCTCGAGCGCCCCGAGCTCCGCCTGCAGCCCCGGCTCGTCGGCCAGGTCGGCCAGCGCGGCGCCCCGCCACAGCGCCAGCGCCTCGTCGAGCAGGGTGACCGCGGCGTCCGGGCGGCCGGCCCGTAGCGCAGAGCGCCCCTCGTCGACCGCGGCGCGGAAGCGCAGCAGGTCGAGCTCGTCGGGCGCGATGTCGATGGCGTACCCGGGCTCGCGGCGCGCCACGGTCAGCCCGGTCTCCCCGGCCAGGAGCAGCTTGCGCAGCGTCGAGACGTTCACCTGCAGGGTGTTGCGGACCTTGTCGCTCGGCTCCTCGCCCCACAGCAGGTCGACCAGCCGGTCGGCGGAGACGGTGCGGCCCGAGGCGAGCAGCAGAACCGCCAGAAGCAGCCGCTGCTTGCGCCCCCCGAGCGGCAGCGGACCGCCTCCGGCGTGCACCTCCAGCGGCCCGAGCACCCGGCAGGAGACCGGGGGCTCGGGCGCGGACACGGCGCGGATCGTGCCATCGGCGGCGCTCCGGTGGCCGGTTTGACTTCCCGGGTCGCGGGGGCAGGAGGGTTCCTGTGGACACCGAGATCACGCTGCGGGTCGACGGGGCGGCACGGTCGCTGACCGTCGACACCCGCACCACGCTGCTGGACGCGCTCCGCGAGCGGCTGCGCAACACGAGCCCGAAGAAGGGGTGCGACCACGGCCAGTGCGGGGCCTGCACCGTGCTGCTCGACGGCCGGCGGGTGAACAGCTGCCTGGTGCTCGCGGTCACCGTCGGGGACGCCGAGGTGATCACGTCCGACGGGCTGGCCACCGACGACCGGCCGCACCCGCTGCACGACTCGTTCGTCGAGCACGACGGCTTCCAGTGCGGCTACTGCACGCCCGGCCAGGTCTGCTCGGCCGCCGGCGTGCTGGCCGAGGCGCGCGCCGGCTGGCCCAGCCACGTCACCGAGGACCTCACCGCCGAGGGCGTGACCCTCACCGACGCCGAGATCCGCGAGCGGATGAGCGGCAACCTGTGCCGCTGCGCCGCCTACGCCAACATCGTCCCGGCCGTCGCCGCGGTCGCCGAGAAGGAGGGCGTGCGGTGAGGGAGTTCCGCTACGAGCGCGCCGATGACCCGGCCGCCGCCGTCGCCCTGCTGGCCGCCGAGCCGTCCGGGGCGTTCCTGGGTGGCGGCACGAACCTCGTCGACCTCATGAAGCTCGGTGTGGCCACGCCCGACGTGCTCGTCGACGTCCGCACCCTCACCTCCGCCGAGGTGACCGACCTCCCGGACGGCGGACTGCGCATCGGCGCCGCCGTCCCGAACGCCGACCTCGCCGCCGACCGGCGGGTCCGCGAGCGGTTCCCCGTGCTCGCCCAGGCACTGCTGGCCGGGGCGTCCGGGCAGCTGCGCAACCGGGCGACCACCGGCGGGAACCTGCTGCAGCGCACCCGGTGCACCTACTTCACCGACGTCACCCGGCCCTGCAACAAGCGGGAACCCGGCAGCGGCTGCGGCGCGCTCGAGGGCGTGCACCGCAACCACGCGATCCTCGGCCAGACCCTCGACGGCCCCGGCGCCTGCATCGCCACCCACCCGTCGGACATGGCGGTCGCCCTGGTCGCGCTCGACGCGGTCGTGCAGGTGCTCGGCCCCGAGGGGGAGCGCGCGGTGCCGATCGCCGAGCTGCACCGGCTGCCCGGCGACGACCCGTCCCGCGACACCACCCTGCGGCACGGCGAGCTGATCAGCGCGATCGAGCTGCCGCCGCTCCCGTTCGCCGCCCGATCCCGCTACCGCAAGGCCCGCGACCGGGCGTCCTTCGCGTTCGCGCTGGTCAGCGTCGCGGCCGCGGTGGACGTCGCCGACGGCGTCGTCCGCGACGTCCGGCTGGCGCTGGGCGGCGTGGCGCACCGGCCGTGGCGGGCGACCACCGCGGAGGAGGCGCTGCGCGGCCGGCCCGCGACCGAGGAGTCCTTCGCCGCGGCCGCCGACGCCGAGCTGGCCGCCGCCACCCCGCTGCGCGACAACGGCTTCAAGGTGCCGCTGGCCCGCAACCTCGTCGTCCGCACCCTGCTGGAGGTCGCCCGGTGACCACCCTCGACCGCGTCCTCGGCGCGGGCATCCCGCGCGTCGACGGGCCGCAGAAGGTCCGCGGCACCGCGCCCTACGCCTACGAGCAGGACCCGGGCGAGCCGATCTGCCACCTCGCGGTCGTGCAGAGCACGGTCAACCGCGGGCGGATCACGCGGCTCGACCCGACCCGCGCCGAGGCCATGACGGGCGTCCTCGCCGTCCTGACCCCGGCCAACGCGCCCCGGCTGTCGGGCAACCTGTCCTCCGACCTGCCGGTGCTGCAGTCCCTCGACGTGCACTACCAGGGGCAGATCGTCGCGGCGGTCGTCGCGGAGAGCTCGGAGATCGCCAAGGCGGCCGTCGGCGAGATCGCCGTCGAGTACGCCGCCGAGCCGCCGGACGTGGCGCTGTCCGCCGACCGGCCCGACCTCTACGCCCCCGAGAAGGTGATGGCCGGTCTCGACACCGACTCGGTGATCGGGGACGTCGACGGTGCGCTGGCCGCGGCGCCGGTGAGCATCGACGTCACCTACTCCACGCCCACGCAGCACAACAACCCGATCGAGATGCACGTCTCGATGGCCCGCTGGGACGGCGACTCCCTCACCCTCTGGGACGCCGACCAGGGGCCGCACACCATCGTCAGCGACCTGGCCGAGGCGTTCGACCTGGAGCCGGGCCAGGTGCGGGTGATCTCGCCCTACGTCGGCGGCGCGTTCGGGTCCAAGGCGTTCACCCACCCGAACCAGATCGTGGCCGCGATGGCCGCCCGCGTGGTCGGGCGCACCGTCGTCTTCGAGCTGACCCGGCAGCAGATGTTCTCGCTGGTCGGGCACCGGACGCCGACCATCCAGCGGATGCGGCTGGGCGCCGATCGCGACGGCCGCATGACCGCGATCAGCCACGAGGTCGTCGAGCACACCTCGCGGATCAGCGAGTTCGCCGAGCAGACCGCGACGGCGACGCGGGTGATGTACGCGGCCCCGCACCGGCGGACGACGCACCGGCTCGCGCGGCTCGACGTCCCGCCGCCGACGATCATGCGGGCGCCGGGGGAGACCCCGGGCATGTACGCGCTGGAGTCGGCGGTGGACGAGCTCACCGCCGAGCTCGGGATCGACCCGGTCGAGCTGCGCATCCGCAACGAGCCCGAGCGCGATCCCGAGCGGGACGTGCCCTTCTCCAGCCGCAACCTGGTGGCCTGCCTGCGCACCGGGGCCGAGCGGTTCGGCTGGGCGGGACGCGATCTGCGGCCACGGCAGCGGCAGGAGGGCAGGTGGCTGATCGGCACCGGCGTCGCCGCGGCGACCTATCCGACGAAGCGGCGCAAGGCCGACTGCCGGATCACCGCCTACCCGGGGCACTACGTCGTGGAGATCGACGGCTCGGACATCGGCACCGGCGCGTGGACGGCGCTGGCGCAGATCGCCGCCGACGCCCTGGAGACCGATCTCGACTCGGTGCGTCTGCGGATCGGCGACTCGGCGCTCCCGCAGGCCGGCGGGGCCGGCGGCTCGATGGGAACGGCCTCGTGGGGCTCGGCGATCGTGCTCACCGCTCGTGAGGTGCGCCGCCGGCTGTCCGGCGAGCCGCCGGCGGAGGGGCTCGTCGTGGACGGCGGGTTCGACGGGGAGACGCCGGCCGCGAAGACCCACTCGATGCACTCCTTCGGGGCGCACTTCGTCGAGGTGCGGGTCGACGCCGACACCGGCGAGGTGCGGGTGCCGCGGGCGACCAGCGTCTACGCGGCCGGACGGATCATCAACGCCCGCACCGCGCGCTCGCAGTTCCTCGGCGGCTTCTCGATGGGCGTCTCCATGGCGCTGCACGAGGAGACGCTGACCGACGAGCGGCTCGGCCACTACGCCAACCACGACCTCGCCGAGTACCACGTCGCGACCAACGCCGACATCGGCGAGATCGACATCTCCTGGCTCGAGGAGGAGGACCCGCTGGTCAACGAGCTGGGGCTCAAGGGCATCGGGGAGATCGGCATCACCGGCGCCGCGGCCGCCGTCGGCAACGCCTACTGGCACGCCACCGGCCTGCGCGTCCGCGACCTCCCGATCACCCCCGACAAGTACTTCCGCGAGGTTTCGCGCGCTTAGCCGCGCGCTGCCGACCCCGGGTGCAGGGGATCCCCGCAAGAGCTCACCACACCTGGAGATCCGCGAGGTTTCGCGCGCCTGACCGCGGGCGGTTATGCGCGCGAAACCGTGGGGGTCACGCCGAGACGGGGGCCGTGGGCGGGTCGAGGTGCTTCAGCAGGGTCTCGCCGATGTCGCGCATCGCGGCGACCTGGGCGGGGGAGAGCTGGTCGAACAGGTGCGTGCGCACGCCCTCGACGTGCACGGGGGCGGCCGCCTCGAGCGCGGCGAAGCCCTCGTCGGTGAGGACGGCGAGCAGCCCGCGGCCGTCGCCCTCGCAGGTCTGCCGGCGCACCCATCCACGCTCCTCGAGCCGGGAGACGGCGTGCGAGAGGCGGCTGCGGGAGGAGAGGCAGCGGTCGGCGAGCTGGCTCATCCGCAGCATGCGCTCGGGGGCCTCGGACAGCGCCACGAGGATCTCGTAGTACGCGTGCGAGATGCCGGTCTCGTGGGTCAGCTCGCGGTCGAGGCGGTCCTGCAGCAGCATCGAGCTGAACAGCCAGGCGCGCCACGCCTTCTGCTCCTCGGCGTCGAGCCAGCGCGGCCCGTCCGCCGGCACGGCCCTCTGTGACGAAGGCGACACCTGCGTGCTCATGCGTCCAGAGTACTGGCGGAATAGTCAAGCTCTCAACTACGCTAGCGACGGGCAGAAGGTACAAAGCTCAACTACTCGGAGGCACCACCACCATGACGAGCTCTCTCGCCACCCAGATCCCCGGCTACGTCGCGGGCACGTGGGACATCGACGCGTCGCACTCGACGGTCGGCTTCTCCGTCCGCCACATGATGGTCAGCAAGGTTCGCGGCTACTTCCGCGAGTTCTCCGGTGAGCTCGTCACCGCCGAGGACCCGGCGCAGTCCAGCGTGACCGCCACCATCGACCTCGGTTCGATCGACACCCGGCAGGAGCAGCGCGACGCGCACATCCGCTCGGCCGACTTCTTCGACGTCGACACCCACCCGCAGATGACCTTCCGGTCGACCGCGGTGCGCACCGACGGCGCCGACTGGTTCGTCGACGGCGAGCTGACCCTCAAGGGCAACAGCAAGCCGGTCACCCTGGCCCTCGAGCTGAACGGCTTCGGCGCCGACGCCTACGGCGGCTACCGCGCCGGCTTCTCGGCCAAGACCGAGATCAACCGCAACGAGTTCGGCGTCGACATCAAGATGCCGATGGACGGCGGCGGCGTCGTCGTCGGTGACAAGGTCACCGTCGAGCTCGAGATCGAGGCCGTTCTCCGCAAGGCCTGATCTCCCCTGCACGTCCGGCCCCCGTCTCGCCCTCCGGCGAGGCGGGGGCCGCGTCGTTCTCAGGCAGGCAGTCGCGCGAGCCGGCGCACCGCGTCCAGGCCGTCCGGGGTGCCCGGCCAGTGCCGGGTCAGCGCGTCGGTCCCGGCCCGGCGGACCACCGAGCGCAGCACCAGCGCGACGACGACGGCGTCGTCGGCGTACCCCAGCACGGGGATGAAGTCGGGGACCAGGTCGATGGGCAGCGCGAGGTAGCCCAGGAGCAGCCACAGGCGGACGCGGACGCCGCGGGGCAGGGTGCCGTCGGCGGCCAGCCGGCGCAGCAGGCGCAGGAGGTCGGGCAGCAGCCGGAGCAGCTCGGAAAGCCGCATCTCGTCGGGGCGGGTCGCCCAGAGCACCGCGATGAGGAGCACCCACAGCAGCAGCAGGCCGGCGACGACGCCGATCAGCGTCCAGGCCCAGCCGGGCATCGGCACTCCGTTCCTCGGTGGCCCCGTCGTCCCTCATCGTGCCCGGCCGCGGCCTCCGGCGTTCTCACAGCAAGTTCCCAGCCGATCCACGGAACTTCTCCGGGGCACCGCACGACTGTGTAGGTGTGGGAGACAAGCGCGCCGCCGTCGCACTCTGGCTGGCCACCGCCGCCCGGCTGCTGCTGGGCGGCGTCTTCCTGGTCGCCGGCCTGCTGAAGATCCCCGACCCGGCCGCCGCCGTCCGCGCGGTGCGCGCCTACCGGCTGCTGCCCGAGGCCCTCGTCGCACCGGTCGCCTTCGGCCTGCCGGTCCTGGAGGTCTTCGTGGGGCTCGCGCTGATCGTCGGCGTGTTCGTCCGGACGGCGGCCATCGCCTCGGCCGTGCTGCTGGTGGTCTACCTGGTCGGCGTCGGTTCCGCCTGGGCCCGCGGCCTCGCCATCGACTGCGGCTGCTTCGGCGGCGGCGGTGCGATCGCGAAGGCCGACACCGCTTATCCCACCGAGGTCCTGCGCGACGCAGCCCTGCTGCTCGTCGCCCTCGCGCTCGCCCGCTGGCCGCGCTCCCGGCTGGCCCTGGGCGGCCGCCCGCTTCCGAACGAGGAGTTCGCCCGTGCCCGATAACGCCAAGCGCCGCGCCGCCCGCGCCCGCATCGAGGAGCGGCGCGCCGCCGAGGCCGCCGCCCGGGCCCGCGCGCAGCGCCGGCAGCGCACGCTGATCGGCGCCGTCGTCGCCGCGGTGATCGTGGTGGCCGCCGTCGTCGTCACGATCGTCGTGCAGAACTCGCGGACGGCGACCGCCGCGAACGCCGCCGTCCCGGCCAACACCGTCGACAGCGGGCAGGTGATCGTCGTCGGCCAGACCTCCGCGCCGGTGACGATCGACCTCTACGAGGACTTCCAGTGCCCGGTCTGCGACAACTTCGAGAAGACCACCGGCAGCACGCTCGCCTCGCTGGTGTCCGCCGGCACCGTGCAGCTGCACTACCACGGCATGGCGTTCCTCGACACGAGCGCCAACGACAAGTACTCGACCCGGGCGCTCAACGCCGCGGCCGCCGTCGTCGACGCCGCCGGGCCGGACGCCTACCAGAAGTTCCACGACCTGCTCTACGCGAACCAGCCGCCCGAGGGCGGCTCCGGGCTGACCGACGACCAGCTGATCAGCTACGCGCAGCAGGCCGGGGCGAGCGGCTCGTCGGTCGAGTCCGCCATCCGCGACCTGACCTACGGCGACTGGGTCAAGGAGATCACCGACCAGGCGTCGAAGGACGGCGTCAACCAGACGCCGACCGTCAAGGTCGACGGCCAGCAGCTCGAGGACCTCTCGCCGAGCGGCGTCACGACGGCGGTGCAGGCGGCGCAGGGCTGAGGTCGGGGAGACTGGGGGCATGGCGACCTCGACCCTGACCCGGACCCGCTTCCCGTCGGCGCTGCTCGTGGCGTTCGGCCTGGCCGTCGGGTTCGGCGTCGCGCAGGGCACCGGCGTCCGCGCGCTGGGCGGGATCGTCCTCGCCGCGTGCGGTCTCGGCGCCACCGCGCTGTGGGTGCGCCGCCGCGGCTGGGCGGTCGCCGTCGGGCTCGGGCTGCTCTACCTCGTCGCGTTCGCGCTGGCCCACGTGCTCGCCCTCGGGGTGGGGCTGAACGACTGGTTGTCCGTGGCGTTGGTCACGATCGTCGCCTCAGGGGTGACGTTCGGGGTGGCCGACCGGGGCGAGACGCAGATCTCCGCGCGCTGAGCGACTACCCTGGGAAGGTCGCCGACCGGGCGGCTGTTGCACGAGGTACCGCGCGCGTGGACGCCGCGGACTCCCCGAACTCTCCTGAGGTGCTCTTCCGCATGCCCACTCGCGACGACCTGCGCAACGTGGCGATCATCGCCCACGTCGACCACGGCAAGACGACCCTGGTCGACGCCCTGCTCCGGCAGGCCGGCGCCCTCCACCGCGCGAAGGGTGAGGGCACGGACGCCGACACGACGCAGGACCGCGTCATGGACTCGATGGACCTCGAGCGCGAGCGCGGCATCACGATCCTCGCCAAGAACACCGCGATCCGGCTGCGCGACGAGCAGGGCAACCCGGTCACGGTGAACATCGTCGACACCCCCGGCCACGCCGACTTCGGCGGCGAGGTCGAGCGCGGGCTGTCGATGGTGGACGGCGTCGTCCTGCTGGTCGACGCGTCCGAGGGCCCGCTGCCGCAGACCCGCTTCGTGCTGCGCAAGGCGCTCGGCCAGCGCAAGCCGGTGATCCTGGTCGTGAACAAGACCGACCGCTCCGACGCGCGCATCTCCGAGGTCGTCGACGAGACCTACGAGCTGTTCATGGAGCTGCTCGAGGACAACGGCCTGTCCGAGGAGGCGCTGGAGTTCCCGATCGTCTACTCCAACGGCAAGACCGGGCAGGCCTCGCTCAACCGTCCCGAGGACGGCACGAGCCCGGACAGCCCCGACCTCGCGCCGCTGGTGAAGACGCTGCTCGAGACCATCCCGGCGCCGGTCTACGACGCGGAGGAGCCGCTGCGCGCGCAGGTCACCAACCTCGACGCCTCGCCCTACCTCGGCCGGCTGGCCCTGCTGCGCATCCACTCCGGTGAGCTCAAGAACGGCCAGCAGGTCGCCTGGTGCAAGACCGACGGCACCATCCAGCGGGTCAAGATCACCGAGCTGCTGGTCACCGAGGGTCTCGACCGGACCCCGGCCGACAGCGCCGGCCCCGGCGACCTGGTCGCCGTCGCCGGGATCGAGGACATCATGATCGGCGACACCCTCGCCGACCCGAACGACCCGCGCCCGCTGCCGCCGCTGACGGTCGACGAGCCGTCGATCTCGATCACGATCGGGATCAACACCTCGCCGATCTCCGGCCGCTCGGGCAAGAAGCTCACCGCCCGGCTGATCAAGAACCGCCTGGACCAGGAGCTGGTCGGCAACGTCTCGGTGCGCATGCTGCCCACCGAGCGGCCCGACACCTGGGAGATGCAGGGCCGCGGCGAGCTGGCGCTGGCGATCCTGGTCGAGCAGCTGCGCCGCGAGGAGTTCGAGCTCACCGTCGGCCGGCCGACCGTCGTCACCAAGGAGATCGACGGGAAGCTGCACGAGCCGGTCGAGCGGGTCACCATCGACGTCCCCGGCGAGTACGTCGGCACGCTGACGCAGGCCCTGGCCACCCGTCGCGGCCGCATGGAGAACCTGGTGCACCACGACACCGGCTGGGCGCGGATGGAGTACATCGTCCCGTCGCGCGGCCTGATCGGCTTCCGCACGGAGTTCCTCACCGAGACCCGCGGCACCGGCGTCCTCAACCACAACCTCGAGGGCTACGAGCCGTGGCTGGGCGACATGCGTGCCCGGCCGACCGGCTCGCTGGTCGCCGACCGGCAGGGCGTGGCGACCTCCTACGCGATGTTCTCGCTGCAGGAGCGCGGCTCGCTCATGGTCGCCCCGACGACCGAGGTCTACGAGGGCATGATCGTCGGCGAGAACTCCCGCCCCGACGACATGGACGTCAACATCA
Protein-coding regions in this window:
- the typA gene encoding translational GTPase TypA; translated protein: MPTRDDLRNVAIIAHVDHGKTTLVDALLRQAGALHRAKGEGTDADTTQDRVMDSMDLERERGITILAKNTAIRLRDEQGNPVTVNIVDTPGHADFGGEVERGLSMVDGVVLLVDASEGPLPQTRFVLRKALGQRKPVILVVNKTDRSDARISEVVDETYELFMELLEDNGLSEEALEFPIVYSNGKTGQASLNRPEDGTSPDSPDLAPLVKTLLETIPAPVYDAEEPLRAQVTNLDASPYLGRLALLRIHSGELKNGQQVAWCKTDGTIQRVKITELLVTEGLDRTPADSAGPGDLVAVAGIEDIMIGDTLADPNDPRPLPPLTVDEPSISITIGINTSPISGRSGKKLTARLIKNRLDQELVGNVSVRMLPTERPDTWEMQGRGELALAILVEQLRREEFELTVGRPTVVTKEIDGKLHEPVERVTIDVPGEYVGTLTQALATRRGRMENLVHHDTGWARMEYIVPSRGLIGFRTEFLTETRGTGVLNHNLEGYEPWLGDMRARPTGSLVADRQGVATSYAMFSLQERGSLMVAPTTEVYEGMIVGENSRPDDMDVNITKEKKLTNMRSSTAEELERLVPPRILNLEQALEFCAEDECVEVTPAAIRIRKVILDQNERGKAKNRKPKL